The Amblyomma americanum isolate KBUSLIRL-KWMA chromosome 3, ASM5285725v1, whole genome shotgun sequence genome window below encodes:
- the LOC144124092 gene encoding retinal-specific phospholipid-transporting ATPase ABCA4-like — MRIFENQITVLLGHNGAGKTTLLNMVTGFTGASEGTVVLGGYDIMKCTKGARESIGFCAQHNILFDDLTVEEHLLFFAVVKGTPYNAVRLEVVTMLHDVGLMPFRSELAINLSLGQQRRLCTALAIISKPKCGNRYWPPALPVLSGPGPPGPSCTEPPPSPP; from the exons ATGCGGATCTTCGAAAACCAGATCACCGTGCTTCTCGGCCACAACGGAGCCGGCAAGACTACTCTGCTTAACATGGTCACCG GATTCACGGGTGCCAGTGAGGGCACCGTGGTGCTCGGAGGCTACGACATTATGAAATGCACCAAGGGCGCTCGCGAGAGCATTGGATTCTGCGCCCAGCATAACATCCTATTCGACGACCTTACAGTCGAGGAGCACCTGCTCTTTTTTGCAGTC GTTAAGGGCACTCCTTACAACGCGGTGCGCCTGGAAGTGGTCACAATGCTCCACGACGTTGGTCTGATGCCCTTCCGCTCAGAGCTGGCAATCAACCTGTCGCTCGGTCAACAGCGGCGGCTCTGCACCGCTCTGGCAATAATCTCGAAGCCGAAG TGTGGCAATCGCTATTGGCCGCCCGCGCTTCCCGTGCTCTCTGGACCAGGGCCTCCCGGTCCGAGCTGCAcagagccgcctcccagccctccctaG